Proteins encoded in a region of the Haloglomus salinum genome:
- a CDS encoding SipW-dependent-type signal peptide-containing protein: MTDRRRAVLVVVLVFGLSIAGGHTYAAFTDEEEVSVTIDASALGGSGGGNSGTSGVSVFAEESGGKGSSITAPTPTPPPESPATETGTVTGDTETKTGTASTPTPTATDSPTPMPESPDGGEQITESG; this comes from the coding sequence ATGACTGACCGCCGAAGGGCCGTCCTGGTGGTCGTGCTGGTGTTCGGGCTGAGCATCGCTGGCGGACACACCTACGCCGCGTTCACCGATGAGGAGGAGGTGTCGGTCACCATCGACGCGTCCGCGCTCGGGGGGTCCGGCGGCGGCAACAGCGGTACTTCCGGCGTCTCGGTGTTCGCCGAGGAGTCGGGCGGTAAGGGTTCCTCCATCACCGCTCCGACTCCGACTCCACCCCCGGAATCGCCGGCGACCGAGACGGGCACCGTGACAGGCGACACCGAGACGAAGACCGGCACGGCTTCGACCCCGACCCCCACGGCCACCGACTCGCCGACACCGATGCCGGAGTCCCCCGACGGTGGCGAGCAGATCACCGAATCGGGCTGA
- a CDS encoding signal peptidase I, producing MTDTELERDGGDDVLGSVPWRRLLSVVGTLLVVALVLPFVVYAVPGVVGADASYVVLSGSMEPAMSAGDVIVVDAAPPSTISAGDVVTFAAAGETRPTTHRVIEVVETEQGLAFRTAGDANEDPDPALVTADQVRGVVPTVGGHLFVIPLVGYVIQFAGTTTGILTLLVAPLVLLVLSEAYVLVRSSRGGDGASEEPGDPEPGASTEPDPIATTGTTAATADGDAAPADAANEDGGFTLTPMDLRLTVGVLFLFTAYAVWVAYATLEVWAVTGATTVGATLVLVGAMYLFGGSPPETETRSGADAPATVPATAARTSERRHEAVHDGGTERAAVRGAGTLRTGTDGPVFGEPLDGAVPGEAAPGRDGADVVVPRSPTGTTEPAVSEAESAPAPAPVVTPDQLEPAIVPVDLDSLSGPPVDGPADSTPTAETEETGRGGAQPPSKNPLIAVPFVLLYYVGYAVVEPTRFVYRRLSAVRGGGSDD from the coding sequence ATGACAGACACCGAACTCGAACGTGACGGCGGCGACGACGTGCTCGGATCAGTACCCTGGCGGCGGCTACTGTCGGTGGTGGGGACACTCCTCGTCGTCGCCCTCGTCCTGCCGTTCGTCGTCTACGCAGTGCCGGGCGTCGTCGGCGCCGACGCGAGCTACGTCGTGCTCTCGGGGAGCATGGAGCCGGCGATGAGTGCGGGCGATGTCATCGTCGTCGACGCGGCGCCGCCGTCGACCATCTCGGCGGGCGACGTGGTGACCTTCGCGGCGGCGGGCGAGACGCGACCGACGACCCACCGGGTCATCGAGGTGGTCGAGACCGAGCAGGGGCTCGCGTTCCGGACCGCGGGGGACGCGAACGAGGACCCCGACCCGGCACTGGTGACTGCCGACCAGGTCCGCGGTGTGGTGCCGACCGTCGGGGGCCACCTGTTCGTCATCCCGCTGGTCGGCTACGTCATCCAGTTCGCCGGGACCACCACGGGAATCCTCACGCTCCTCGTCGCGCCGCTGGTGTTGCTGGTACTCTCGGAGGCGTACGTGCTCGTGCGGTCCAGTCGCGGCGGGGACGGCGCCAGCGAGGAGCCGGGCGACCCCGAACCGGGTGCGTCCACCGAGCCCGACCCCATAGCGACGACCGGAACCACGGCGGCGACAGCCGACGGGGACGCCGCGCCCGCCGACGCGGCGAACGAGGACGGCGGGTTCACGCTGACCCCGATGGACCTCCGGCTGACGGTCGGAGTCCTGTTCCTGTTCACGGCGTACGCCGTGTGGGTGGCCTACGCGACCCTGGAGGTCTGGGCCGTGACGGGCGCCACGACCGTTGGCGCGACGCTCGTCCTCGTCGGGGCGATGTACCTGTTCGGGGGCTCACCACCCGAGACGGAAACGCGGTCGGGCGCCGATGCTCCGGCGACCGTCCCCGCCACCGCCGCGAGGACATCAGAGCGTCGTCACGAGGCGGTCCACGATGGCGGGACCGAGCGAGCTGCCGTGCGAGGCGCCGGAACTCTCCGGACGGGGACCGACGGCCCCGTCTTCGGGGAACCGCTCGATGGAGCGGTGCCCGGAGAGGCGGCTCCCGGCCGAGACGGCGCCGATGTGGTCGTGCCCCGGTCGCCGACCGGGACCACCGAACCGGCAGTCTCCGAGGCGGAGTCGGCCCCTGCTCCGGCACCAGTCGTCACGCCCGACCAGCTGGAACCGGCTATCGTACCTGTCGACCTGGATTCGCTATCGGGTCCGCCCGTGGACGGACCCGCCGATAGTACTCCGACAGCCGAGACGGAGGAGACGGGCCGCGGGGGGGCACAGCCCCCGTCGAAGAACCCGCTGATCGCGGTCCCGTTCGTCCTGCTCTACTACGTCGGGTACGCGGTCGTAGAGCCGACTCGATTCGTCTATCGGCGACTATCCGCCGTCCGCGGGGGTGGTTCGGATGACTGA
- a CDS encoding SipW-dependent-type signal peptide-containing protein: MTDRDFELTRRKALAGLATVGAAGAGAGLGTSALFSDTESFDDNILQAGTLDLVVDYYTSTDQGSFGSSSQSGEVNGDGTTVYDYTVSDVKPGDSGTLVFCPKLVTNPGWLWVGSDGVTDYENGQTEPEGGVDATPGGSLNGTNDGAGAGDLSCAMDVTVSYAESASLDGDQVVCSNPRELNNPDDYTLADLSKELETGFPLDGDEPVNDDGSATPYPGSSGADDQQGPCLCIEWEVPTDVGNEIQSDAIEFSFQFVAQQARNNPDPANPFVDAVVSSGDSIQAAIDAASPGDVIMVKPGTYAEQVTVDVPDLLLFSRDPAATTITDQVVVSADGATLCGFTVSPPDATSTAGEDEAIRVSPSPDDVTIVNNIVENFRRAPGSSGFFGTDGINVFGGQDNSPSDTINNVTVRDNTVRNVYNSVSGGSTGVSIQGNVDGATVKGNTIEEIGVDTSGNPVNSYAFGVIIRGTGNHGVDPKNVDIVDNDISSVLASDSTQYLGVGCAVDATGPNYLARNNTINNINIGVELKGAATELTLLENSISNIDNSVNNTNNPSVPPLYLGDQTGNAPIGTFIADNSYDVAVTSGGPFGAYLQAIVPQ; the protein is encoded by the coding sequence ATGACAGACCGGGACTTCGAACTCACGCGGCGGAAGGCACTCGCGGGGCTCGCTACGGTGGGCGCCGCTGGAGCGGGCGCTGGACTGGGCACGAGCGCCCTGTTCAGCGACACCGAATCGTTCGACGACAACATCTTGCAGGCGGGGACGCTCGACCTCGTGGTCGACTACTACACCAGTACGGACCAGGGGTCGTTCGGCTCCAGTAGCCAGAGCGGCGAGGTCAACGGCGACGGGACAACGGTGTACGACTACACCGTCTCGGACGTGAAGCCGGGCGACAGCGGGACGCTCGTGTTCTGCCCGAAGCTCGTCACGAATCCCGGGTGGCTCTGGGTCGGTTCCGACGGTGTGACCGACTACGAGAACGGACAGACCGAGCCGGAGGGTGGCGTCGACGCCACGCCCGGCGGCAGCCTGAACGGGACGAACGACGGCGCGGGCGCTGGCGATCTGAGCTGTGCGATGGATGTGACGGTCTCGTATGCCGAGAGCGCGAGTCTCGACGGCGATCAGGTGGTCTGCAGCAACCCCCGAGAGCTGAACAATCCTGACGACTACACGCTGGCCGACCTTTCGAAGGAGCTAGAGACCGGCTTCCCGCTCGACGGGGACGAGCCGGTGAACGACGACGGTTCGGCGACGCCGTATCCCGGCTCCAGCGGCGCCGACGACCAGCAGGGGCCGTGTCTCTGCATCGAGTGGGAGGTGCCGACGGACGTCGGCAACGAGATCCAGTCCGACGCCATCGAGTTCAGCTTCCAGTTCGTCGCCCAGCAGGCGCGGAACAACCCCGACCCGGCCAACCCGTTCGTCGACGCGGTGGTTTCCTCGGGCGACTCCATCCAGGCTGCCATCGACGCCGCCTCCCCCGGCGATGTCATCATGGTCAAACCCGGGACGTACGCTGAGCAGGTGACGGTCGACGTGCCGGACCTCCTGCTGTTCTCGCGGGACCCGGCCGCGACGACCATCACCGACCAGGTCGTCGTGAGCGCGGACGGGGCGACCCTCTGTGGGTTCACCGTCTCGCCGCCGGATGCGACTTCAACCGCTGGGGAAGACGAAGCAATCAGGGTCAGTCCCAGCCCGGACGACGTGACAATCGTCAATAATATCGTGGAGAACTTTCGTCGTGCTCCCGGTTCGAGCGGGTTCTTCGGCACGGACGGAATCAACGTGTTCGGCGGTCAAGATAACTCCCCTTCGGATACAATCAACAACGTGACCGTTCGGGACAATACGGTCCGGAACGTCTACAACTCCGTCTCTGGTGGTTCGACCGGAGTCAGCATCCAGGGGAACGTGGATGGGGCGACGGTCAAGGGTAACACAATTGAGGAGATAGGCGTGGATACGTCCGGAAATCCGGTCAATTCCTATGCGTTCGGTGTGATAATTCGCGGGACCGGTAACCATGGTGTCGACCCAAAGAACGTCGACATCGTCGACAACGATATCTCATCGGTTCTCGCCAGTGATAGTACTCAGTATCTTGGCGTTGGATGCGCCGTTGATGCGACCGGGCCGAACTACCTGGCCCGCAACAATACCATCAACAATATCAATATCGGAGTTGAGTTGAAGGGGGCTGCGACGGAGCTGACCCTGCTCGAGAACAGCATCAGCAACATCGACAACAGCGTCAACAACACCAACAACCCGAGCGTCCCGCCGCTCTACCTCGGCGATCAGACCGGGAACGCACCAATCGGGACGTTCATCGCCGACAACTCCTACGACGTGGCGGTGACGTCGGGCGGGCCGTTCGGGGCATATCTCCAGGCAATCGTCCCGCAGTAG
- a CDS encoding vWA domain-containing protein → MSNRKIDITRRKVLGALGAVGAAGLGAGFGTSALFGDTEEFVGNTLAAGNLDLLVDWQQTYDGAGDPMYVNAHPDHDGDGRQSVLHPTEEYAVEYTERNLVEYLTCDTPAFDDDYDFDGAGEQGSLVELTDVKPGDSGEITFSLHLCDNPGYIWMQGAEVSNSERGYTEPEPTSSEDGDIDPDDPDGRGELAENIEVEMWYDRDCDNGLGGGEDADIMFTLDASGSMFYDQYGGVVSDDPITVGGDTRSETTKIDLVERGVRQFLDALVDAGGDVNIEVGVLFFDGFDPDDGTLDHPQTQLFGLDTPSNLRSTLGNFRDTVATLTGGGPTPSDGGGISTGTALEPGIEQAQQELDNNGRGVGAVNVVFTDGEPYRGGSLQQSYFDGVEGAADDARSDDPAPATDLYVIGDQTSNADAQDLLESMAGPADSGGGDASYLFELTDSNSIPQLFQQVALLFLPEEAFFEGTLAEALTKLSDGDGIPLDANRITEVRSCYMPEMTQCLGFRWELPAEVGNLVQSDSVAFDLGFYTEQCRNNGASTPISTE, encoded by the coding sequence ATGAGCAACCGTAAAATCGACATCACGCGACGGAAGGTGCTCGGAGCACTGGGGGCGGTCGGCGCGGCCGGCCTCGGCGCGGGCTTCGGCACGAGTGCGCTGTTCGGCGACACCGAGGAGTTCGTCGGCAACACGCTCGCGGCCGGCAATCTCGACCTCCTGGTCGACTGGCAACAGACCTACGACGGGGCCGGCGACCCCATGTACGTCAACGCCCACCCGGACCACGATGGGGACGGACGCCAGTCGGTCCTCCACCCGACCGAGGAGTACGCGGTCGAGTACACGGAGCGGAACCTCGTCGAGTATCTCACCTGCGACACGCCGGCGTTCGACGACGACTACGACTTCGACGGCGCCGGCGAGCAGGGGTCGCTCGTGGAGCTGACCGACGTCAAGCCCGGCGACTCCGGCGAGATTACGTTCAGCCTCCACCTCTGTGACAATCCTGGCTACATCTGGATGCAGGGCGCGGAGGTTTCGAACTCCGAGCGGGGCTACACGGAGCCGGAGCCGACATCCTCGGAGGATGGCGACATCGACCCGGACGACCCGGACGGCCGGGGTGAACTCGCCGAGAACATCGAGGTCGAAATGTGGTACGACCGGGACTGCGACAACGGCCTCGGCGGGGGAGAGGACGCCGATATCATGTTCACCCTCGACGCCTCCGGATCGATGTTCTACGACCAGTACGGCGGTGTCGTCAGCGACGACCCAATCACCGTCGGCGGTGACACGCGGTCCGAGACGACGAAGATCGACCTCGTCGAGCGGGGGGTCCGCCAGTTCCTCGACGCGCTCGTCGACGCCGGCGGGGACGTGAACATCGAGGTCGGCGTGCTGTTCTTCGACGGCTTCGACCCCGACGACGGAACCCTCGACCACCCGCAGACCCAGCTGTTCGGGCTCGACACCCCATCGAACCTGCGCTCGACGCTCGGGAACTTCCGAGACACCGTCGCCACCCTCACCGGCGGCGGCCCGACCCCGAGCGACGGCGGTGGCATCAGCACCGGGACGGCGCTGGAGCCGGGCATCGAGCAGGCCCAGCAGGAACTCGACAATAACGGTCGTGGGGTGGGGGCGGTCAACGTCGTCTTCACCGACGGTGAGCCCTACCGCGGCGGCTCGCTCCAGCAGTCGTACTTCGATGGCGTGGAGGGTGCGGCCGACGACGCCCGTAGCGACGATCCAGCTCCCGCCACGGACCTGTACGTCATCGGCGATCAGACGAGCAATGCGGACGCTCAGGACCTCCTCGAATCCATGGCGGGCCCCGCCGACTCGGGCGGCGGCGACGCGAGCTACCTGTTCGAACTGACCGACTCGAACTCCATCCCACAGCTGTTCCAGCAGGTCGCGCTGCTCTTCCTCCCGGAGGAGGCGTTCTTCGAGGGGACGCTCGCGGAGGCGCTGACTAAACTGTCGGACGGGGACGGGATTCCACTCGATGCCAACCGCATCACGGAGGTGCGGAGCTGCTACATGCCCGAGATGACGCAGTGTCTCGGCTTCCGGTGGGAGCTCCCGGCGGAGGTCGGGAATCTGGTCCAGAGCGACTCGGTGGCGTTCGATCTCGGCTTCTACACCGAGCAATGCCGGAACAACGGAGCCTCGACGCCGATATCGACCGAGTAG
- a CDS encoding SipW-dependent-type signal peptide-containing protein produces the protein MTDERYQLTRRKALAGLATVGAAGAGAGLGTSALFSDTESFEDNSITAGTLNMTVELELVETSDEFAAAGLTWGNGNSIEPGESYTFDGDEVSFAIADAKPGDWFVIRQAVCIEGNAGYVQGVGGLDSNDENSVTEPEAGDDPNNSTVDPDGDIDGSGELAQNVEVTVYEGDWTSGGGGTVEFATQSLQSYLGALSTGIIYRGGDGHGDLESGEGGFTDPTKIGGANGTTSGLNPDVGCVTNYTRFEIPDTVGNEIQSDSVQFDFGWEAEQARNNDPPSPLDDAEWPFESGSPGDPSGGGT, from the coding sequence ATGACAGACGAACGCTATCAACTGACGCGGCGGAAGGCGCTCGCGGGGCTCGCAACTGTGGGGGCCGCGGGGGCGGGCGCTGGACTGGGCACGAGTGCCCTGTTCAGCGACACGGAATCGTTCGAGGACAACTCGATCACCGCGGGGACGCTGAACATGACGGTGGAGCTGGAACTCGTCGAGACCAGCGACGAGTTCGCTGCCGCCGGACTGACCTGGGGGAATGGGAACTCCATCGAGCCGGGTGAGAGCTACACCTTCGACGGTGACGAGGTCAGCTTCGCGATCGCCGACGCGAAGCCCGGCGACTGGTTCGTCATCAGGCAGGCGGTCTGTATCGAGGGCAACGCGGGCTACGTGCAGGGCGTGGGCGGTCTCGACAGCAACGACGAGAACTCCGTGACCGAACCCGAGGCCGGTGACGACCCCAACAACTCCACTGTCGACCCGGACGGCGACATCGACGGGAGCGGGGAGCTGGCACAGAACGTCGAGGTCACCGTCTACGAGGGTGACTGGACAAGCGGTGGGGGCGGCACGGTCGAGTTCGCGACACAGAGCCTGCAGAGCTACCTCGGCGCCCTGAGTACCGGCATCATCTACCGGGGAGGAGACGGGCACGGGGACCTGGAGTCCGGAGAGGGTGGCTTCACCGACCCGACCAAGATCGGTGGCGCGAACGGGACCACCTCCGGCCTGAACCCGGATGTCGGCTGCGTGACCAACTACACGCGGTTCGAGATTCCCGACACGGTCGGCAACGAGATCCAGAGCGACTCCGTGCAGTTCGACTTCGGCTGGGAGGCCGAGCAGGCCCGGAACAACGACCCGCCGAGCCCGCTCGACGACGCCGAGTGGCCGTTCGAGTCCGGGAGCCCGGGAGACCCGTCCGGGGGAGGCACATAG
- a CDS encoding DUF7344 domain-containing protein → MKVLPTYNNGIDRGEVHEILRNDRRRATVEVLRAKLGSVSLRNLSEAIAEREAGESPPPRKVRQSVYNSLHQTHLPKLDERGVIEYDRDRKTVQLEEGARHVYVHMEVVNEYGITWADYYRSLGVLALMTVVAAGLGTPFLSSVEPMLIASVFLVLFALSTARQLWVNRWLYLRALLPDE, encoded by the coding sequence ATGAAGGTACTACCGACATACAACAACGGCATCGACAGGGGTGAGGTGCACGAGATACTCCGGAACGACCGGCGTCGCGCGACGGTCGAGGTGCTCCGGGCGAAGCTGGGGTCGGTCTCGCTGCGGAATCTCTCGGAGGCAATCGCCGAGCGCGAGGCCGGCGAGTCGCCGCCACCGCGCAAGGTCCGGCAGAGCGTCTACAACTCGTTGCACCAGACGCATCTCCCGAAACTCGACGAGCGGGGCGTCATCGAGTACGACCGGGACCGGAAGACGGTCCAGCTCGAGGAGGGGGCGCGTCACGTGTACGTCCACATGGAGGTCGTCAACGAGTACGGCATCACGTGGGCGGACTACTACCGCTCGCTGGGCGTGCTCGCGCTGATGACCGTTGTCGCCGCCGGCCTCGGGACGCCGTTCCTGTCGTCGGTCGAGCCGATGCTCATCGCGAGCGTCTTCCTCGTACTTTTCGCGCTCTCGACGGCCCGCCAGCTGTGGGTCAACCGCTGGCTCTACCTCCGGGCACTCCTCCCGGACGAGTAG
- a CDS encoding helix-turn-helix domain-containing protein → MRAIRVRIQPERGWFGPFHRAAAEADDISIRAVHALRLLADGSSVLLYEYTGDRTMAERLAADRLDGAVSWQVTELSGRQLMYANTTPSAMTAAILGVLDEWTVVVDWPIRLVDGREVVLTLVGDDAELQGAIDAVPAGVQVQVERTGEYRPGSDRLLARLTPRERETLRAAVELGYYRNPREATYEDVAAAVDCAAGTVGHHLRNAETKVMGALLGDG, encoded by the coding sequence ATGAGGGCCATCCGGGTCCGTATCCAGCCCGAACGGGGGTGGTTCGGCCCGTTCCATCGCGCCGCTGCCGAGGCCGACGATATCTCCATCCGGGCCGTTCACGCCCTGCGACTCCTGGCCGACGGCTCCTCGGTGCTGCTGTACGAGTACACGGGCGACCGGACGATGGCCGAGCGGCTCGCGGCCGACCGCCTCGACGGGGCGGTGAGCTGGCAGGTGACCGAGCTGAGTGGCCGGCAGCTGATGTACGCCAACACGACCCCGAGCGCGATGACGGCCGCCATCCTCGGCGTCCTCGACGAGTGGACGGTGGTCGTCGACTGGCCCATCCGTCTCGTCGACGGGCGCGAGGTCGTGCTGACGCTGGTGGGTGACGACGCCGAACTCCAGGGCGCTATCGACGCGGTCCCGGCGGGGGTCCAGGTACAGGTCGAGCGGACGGGGGAGTACCGGCCGGGGTCCGACCGGCTCCTGGCGCGGCTGACGCCCCGGGAGCGCGAGACGCTCCGGGCCGCCGTCGAGCTCGGCTACTACCGGAACCCGCGCGAGGCGACCTACGAGGACGTGGCGGCCGCCGTCGACTGCGCGGCGGGGACCGTCGGCCACCACCTCCGGAACGCGGAGACGAAGGTGATGGGGGCGCTGCTCGGCGACGGGTGA
- a CDS encoding DUF5786 family protein, with amino-acid sequence MGFGSYDESEQENQQQSTDDEDVEAVNVHEHDHDGEVSFENDAGTDELLDRLQEMKED; translated from the coding sequence ATGGGCTTTGGCAGCTACGATGAATCCGAACAGGAGAATCAGCAGCAATCCACCGACGACGAGGACGTCGAGGCCGTCAACGTCCACGAACACGACCACGACGGCGAGGTCAGCTTCGAGAACGACGCCGGAACCGACGAGCTCCTGGACCGACTCCAGGAGATGAAAGAGGACTGA
- a CDS encoding glycosyltransferase family 2 protein — MLPPPLGEWILWAVYVGLWSFVGIYAAATCIWSVEALLAQRYDSPPLVYGPEDVQVRVLTIAAEDVVQATVDALPERLDDRHVIAEEPIDIGGATVHVVPDGFACEATDKGRALEWARRNVACDREWVLFLDEDTIVTEFPGLPDADITQFQEWPMYTGSLVTYWAEVLRMGYQTELRAFARLSVPLYAWGGGIAVRQSVEDDVTWNYETLIEDTVFAWLATERGTTTRCWTRSSGTRHRRRWRRWSPSAGAGCPARWRARTSSRCTTGGCTCSGTWRGRSRRCRRSWSRSPACCPRRCPASACSAHSGSLMLLFTFVWVWRGWRYYEGPSLRTLPVFLLNPVVVALHSLGAAYGLVSPAEEFQATEKE, encoded by the coding sequence GTGCTCCCGCCACCGCTCGGGGAATGGATACTCTGGGCGGTCTACGTCGGTCTCTGGTCGTTCGTCGGTATCTACGCCGCCGCGACGTGTATCTGGTCGGTCGAGGCGCTCCTGGCCCAGCGCTACGACTCGCCACCGCTCGTCTACGGCCCCGAGGACGTGCAGGTCCGGGTTCTCACCATCGCCGCCGAGGACGTGGTGCAGGCGACGGTCGATGCGCTCCCCGAGCGGCTCGACGACCGCCACGTCATCGCCGAGGAACCCATCGATATCGGCGGCGCGACGGTCCACGTCGTCCCCGACGGGTTCGCATGCGAGGCAACCGACAAGGGGCGGGCACTGGAGTGGGCCCGCCGGAACGTCGCCTGTGACCGCGAGTGGGTCCTCTTCCTCGACGAGGACACCATCGTCACGGAGTTCCCGGGGCTGCCCGACGCCGACATCACGCAGTTCCAGGAGTGGCCGATGTACACCGGCTCGCTCGTCACGTACTGGGCCGAGGTGCTCCGGATGGGCTACCAGACCGAGCTACGGGCGTTCGCCCGGCTCTCGGTCCCGCTGTACGCGTGGGGCGGCGGCATCGCGGTCCGGCAGTCGGTCGAGGACGACGTGACGTGGAACTACGAGACGCTCATCGAGGACACGGTCTTCGCGTGGCTCGCGACCGAACGGGGTACGACTACGAGGTGCTGGACACGAAGTTCCGGAACCAGGCACCGCCGTCGCTGGCGGAGATGGTCTCCCAGCGCCGGCGCTGGATGTCCGGCTCGCTGGCGCGCGAGGACATCCTCCCGTTGCACTACCGGGGGCTGTACGTGCTCCGGAACGTGGCGTGGGCGTTCTCGCCGCTGTCGCCGTTCCTGGTCGCGTTCGCCGGCCTGCTGCCCGAGACGGTGCCCGGCGTCGGCCTGCTCCGCGCACTCGGGGTCGCTCATGCTCCTGTTCACGTTCGTCTGGGTGTGGCGGGGCTGGCGCTACTACGAGGGCCCGTCGCTCCGGACGCTGCCCGTCTTCCTCCTCAACCCCGTCGTCGTGGCGCTGCACTCGCTCGGCGCGGCGTACGGGCTGGTGAGTCCGGCCGAGGAGTTCCAGGCCACCGAGAAGGAGTAG
- a CDS encoding aryl-sulfate sulfotransferase, with amino-acid sequence MSDDPRGRPRERFADRLDGRWTAARLAVLLLAMSLAGTGLADTAVYDRPQVAPGTIEAPAAGETVISVQGDNIGGDVNPNKPARLVGVGPRGETNWQVAQSALNVSWFYDVDPLPDGDLLVVGTVDRRTQVIRLDGDTREVEWVETLPLWDTHDVTLTAEGNLLVANMRNTNNGTSDDRVFVYNRTTDEVAWEWTFREHYPADTDEGVSSGDWTHVNDVDVIAEDLYLLSPRNFDQVIVVNRSTDEIVMRFGADGNHSVLDEQHNPSYLQTEAGAPALLVADSENDRVVEYTCDRADPDHPLDGDMEPNCDWERTWSVGGFEWPRDADRLPNGNTLVTDTINHRVVEVTPRGEVVWESHAPWLPYDAERPVHGREAGGPTMHDRNVSGTFAVHDAGATPVDTDEESVLARLPGHGLVVAAGETVQGVLPWLRPVWMPPSAFLLFATAGLLVLCWGVVEVWLARDWLRRRLATLRGRDRAPE; translated from the coding sequence GTGAGCGACGACCCGCGCGGCCGTCCACGCGAACGCTTCGCGGACCGCCTCGACGGCCGCTGGACGGCCGCTCGCCTCGCGGTCCTCCTGCTCGCGATGTCGCTGGCCGGCACCGGTCTCGCCGACACGGCGGTCTACGACCGGCCGCAGGTCGCCCCCGGAACCATCGAGGCGCCGGCCGCCGGCGAGACGGTCATCTCCGTCCAGGGGGACAACATCGGTGGGGACGTGAACCCGAACAAGCCCGCCCGGCTCGTCGGCGTCGGCCCGCGTGGCGAGACGAACTGGCAGGTCGCGCAGTCAGCGCTGAACGTCTCCTGGTTCTACGACGTGGACCCGCTGCCCGACGGCGACCTGCTCGTGGTCGGGACCGTCGACCGGCGGACGCAGGTCATCCGACTGGACGGCGACACCCGCGAAGTCGAGTGGGTCGAGACCCTCCCCCTGTGGGACACCCACGACGTGACCCTCACCGCGGAGGGGAACCTGCTGGTCGCGAACATGCGGAACACCAACAACGGGACGAGCGACGACCGCGTCTTCGTCTACAACCGGACGACCGACGAGGTGGCGTGGGAGTGGACCTTCCGGGAGCACTACCCTGCCGACACGGACGAGGGCGTCTCGTCGGGCGACTGGACCCACGTCAACGACGTGGACGTCATCGCCGAGGACCTCTACCTGCTGTCGCCGCGCAACTTCGACCAGGTCATCGTGGTGAACCGTTCGACCGACGAGATCGTCATGCGGTTCGGCGCGGACGGGAACCACTCGGTGCTCGACGAGCAGCACAACCCCTCGTACCTGCAGACCGAGGCCGGCGCGCCCGCGCTGCTGGTGGCCGACTCCGAGAACGACCGCGTCGTCGAGTACACCTGCGACCGTGCCGACCCGGACCACCCGCTCGACGGAGATATGGAGCCCAACTGCGACTGGGAGCGGACCTGGTCGGTCGGCGGGTTCGAGTGGCCCCGCGACGCCGACCGGCTCCCGAACGGCAACACGCTCGTCACGGACACCATCAACCACCGCGTGGTCGAGGTGACTCCGCGTGGCGAGGTGGTCTGGGAGTCCCACGCCCCCTGGCTCCCGTACGACGCCGAGCGGCCCGTCCACGGCCGGGAGGCCGGCGGCCCGACGATGCATGACCGGAACGTCTCGGGGACGTTCGCCGTCCACGACGCCGGGGCGACGCCCGTCGACACGGACGAGGAGTCCGTCCTCGCGAGGCTCCCTGGCCACGGACTCGTCGTCGCTGCCGGCGAGACCGTCCAGGGCGTGTTGCCGTGGCTCCGCCCCGTCTGGATGCCCCCGAGCGCCTTCCTCCTGTTCGCGACGGCCGGCCTCCTGGTGCTGTGCTGGGGTGTCGTGGAGGTGTGGCTGGCGCGGGACTGGCTCCGCCGTCGGCTGGCGACGCTTCGCGGCCGCGACCGGGCTCCCGAGTGA